Proteins encoded together in one Streptomyces sp. TLI_171 window:
- a CDS encoding carboxymuconolactone decarboxylase family protein produces MDARLNYFANPLGAKFLKYINSAGHALGLSALPAATQELVKIRASQINGCGFCTDMHTKDAAHAGESQLRLNLVAAWREATVFTEAERAALEVTEQGTRIADAAGGVSDAAWAEAARHYDEEQLTALVSLIAVINTYNRINVIIRQPAGDYVPGQYA; encoded by the coding sequence ATGGACGCACGTCTCAACTACTTCGCCAACCCGCTCGGCGCGAAGTTCCTCAAGTACATCAACTCGGCGGGCCACGCGCTGGGCCTGTCGGCGCTGCCCGCGGCCACCCAGGAGCTGGTGAAGATCCGGGCCAGCCAGATCAACGGCTGCGGGTTCTGCACCGACATGCACACCAAGGACGCGGCGCACGCCGGCGAGAGCCAGCTGCGGCTGAACCTGGTCGCCGCCTGGCGGGAGGCCACCGTCTTCACCGAGGCGGAGCGCGCCGCGCTGGAGGTCACCGAGCAGGGCACCCGGATCGCCGACGCGGCGGGCGGGGTCAGCGACGCGGCGTGGGCGGAGGCGGCCCGGCACTACGACGAGGAGCAGCTGACCGCGCTGGTCAGCCTGATCGCCGTGATCAACACCTACAACCGGATCAACGTGATCATCCGTCAGCCCGCGGGCGACTACGTCCCCGGCCAGTACGCCTGA
- a CDS encoding nitronate monooxygenase: MEFGWTVPLVAAPMAGGASTPELVAAVNRAGGLGFLAAGYRSAEAMLRQIRRTRELTDRPIGVNLFVPGPPAPPGPVAAYRERLLPEALQWGIQLPAAIPPDRDDWDAKLDALLREPVAWVSYTFGLPEPAEAAAVRAAGIRQLGTVTSPEEARAATALGLDALAVQGPEAGGHRATHRAEDPPGTLPLLQLITAVREVTALPVIAAGGLGDGPAIAAALRAGAIAALLGTAYLRTEESGASPAHRRALTALGETTVTRAFTGRPARGLRNAFIDRHDRYAPTAYPEVHHLTQPLRAAAARREDLTAMHLWAGTAHHLAREGGAADLTRALWHEARQWND; encoded by the coding sequence ATGGAGTTCGGCTGGACGGTGCCGCTGGTCGCGGCGCCCATGGCGGGCGGGGCGAGCACCCCCGAACTGGTCGCCGCGGTCAACCGCGCGGGCGGCCTCGGGTTTCTCGCCGCCGGCTACCGCAGCGCCGAGGCGATGCTCCGACAGATCCGGCGCACCCGCGAGCTGACGGACCGTCCGATCGGCGTCAACCTGTTCGTCCCCGGGCCGCCCGCCCCGCCCGGACCGGTCGCCGCCTACCGCGAACGCCTGCTCCCCGAAGCCCTGCAGTGGGGCATTCAGCTGCCCGCCGCGATCCCACCCGACCGCGACGACTGGGACGCCAAACTGGACGCCCTGCTGCGCGAACCCGTCGCCTGGGTCTCCTACACCTTCGGCCTCCCCGAACCCGCCGAGGCCGCCGCCGTCCGCGCGGCCGGAATCCGCCAGCTCGGCACCGTCACCAGCCCCGAGGAGGCCCGCGCCGCCACCGCGCTCGGCCTCGATGCCCTCGCCGTCCAGGGCCCCGAGGCCGGCGGGCACCGCGCCACCCACCGGGCGGAGGACCCGCCCGGCACCCTGCCGCTGCTCCAACTCATCACCGCTGTACGGGAAGTGACCGCCCTGCCGGTGATCGCAGCCGGTGGCCTCGGGGACGGCCCGGCGATCGCCGCCGCACTGCGCGCCGGAGCGATCGCCGCCCTCCTCGGCACCGCCTACCTGCGCACCGAGGAGTCCGGCGCCTCCCCGGCCCACCGCCGGGCCCTCACCGCTCTCGGCGAAACCACCGTCACGCGAGCCTTCACCGGCCGCCCGGCACGCGGCCTCCGCAACGCCTTCATCGACCGCCACGACCGCTACGCCCCGACCGCCTACCCCGAGGTCCACCACCTCACCCAGCCCCTCCGGGCCGCCGCCGCCCGCCGCGAGGACCTCACCGCCATGCACCTCTGGGCCGGCACCGCCCACCACCTCGCCCGCGAGGGCGGTGCCGCCGACCTGACCCGCGCCCTGTGGCACGAGGCGCGACAGTGGAACGACTAG
- a CDS encoding aminopeptidase P family protein, with protein sequence MADQPQLNTGSHDLPVTPALEAFMAGQWAATPLPADRRVPGHDWFPARRAGLAAAFPGERLLVPAGQLKVRSNDCDYRFRPYSGYAHLTGLTGEEQVGHVLVVEPDGEPVLYLRPRSDRADGSAEFYRDRRYGEFWVGRRADLAEAARLTGLRTAHLDDLPKLFTGSVPTRIVAGVDPVLDALAGRAASGSAADGQLASALSELRLIKDAWEVEQLQLSVDHTARGFEDVVRALPAALRHHRGERWLEGAFNARARAEGNGTGYDTIVASGAHACVLHWIRNDGPLDPSELLLLDAGVETDTLYTADITRTLPLSGTFTSAQRDVYELVLAAQNAGIATLRPGASFRDFHRAGMRVIAEGLADWGVLPVSAAEALHEDSGLYRRYTLCSSGHMLGLDVHDCAKARAETYLDGVLEEGMVLTVEPGLYLQPDDLTLPPALRGIGVRIEDDLVITADGARLMSDALPRTPDAIESWMAALLP encoded by the coding sequence ATGGCCGACCAGCCGCAGCTGAACACCGGAAGCCACGACCTCCCCGTCACCCCCGCACTGGAAGCCTTCATGGCCGGGCAGTGGGCCGCCACCCCGCTGCCCGCCGACCGGCGCGTCCCCGGGCACGACTGGTTCCCGGCCCGCCGGGCCGGCCTCGCCGCCGCCTTCCCCGGCGAGCGACTGCTCGTCCCCGCAGGGCAGTTGAAGGTCCGCAGCAACGACTGCGACTACCGCTTCCGCCCCTACAGCGGCTACGCCCACCTCACCGGCCTCACCGGCGAGGAGCAGGTCGGCCACGTCCTGGTGGTCGAACCCGACGGCGAGCCCGTCCTCTACCTGCGCCCCCGCTCCGACCGGGCCGACGGCAGCGCCGAGTTCTACCGCGACCGCCGCTACGGCGAGTTCTGGGTCGGCCGGCGCGCCGACCTCGCCGAGGCCGCCCGGCTCACCGGCCTGCGCACCGCCCACCTCGACGACCTGCCCAAGCTCTTCACCGGCTCCGTCCCCACCCGGATCGTGGCGGGCGTCGACCCCGTGCTCGACGCCCTCGCCGGCCGCGCGGCCTCCGGTTCCGCCGCCGACGGCCAACTCGCCTCCGCGCTCTCCGAGTTGCGCCTGATCAAGGACGCCTGGGAGGTCGAGCAGCTGCAGCTCTCCGTCGACCACACCGCCCGCGGCTTCGAGGACGTGGTCCGCGCCCTGCCCGCCGCCCTGCGCCACCACCGCGGCGAGCGCTGGCTGGAGGGCGCGTTCAACGCCCGCGCCCGCGCCGAGGGCAACGGCACCGGCTACGACACCATCGTCGCCTCCGGCGCGCACGCCTGCGTCCTGCATTGGATCCGCAACGACGGCCCGCTCGACCCCTCCGAGCTGCTGCTGCTCGACGCCGGCGTGGAGACCGACACCCTCTACACCGCCGACATCACCCGCACCCTCCCGCTCTCCGGCACCTTCACCTCCGCCCAACGCGACGTCTACGAGCTGGTGCTGGCCGCCCAGAACGCCGGCATCGCCACCCTGCGGCCCGGCGCCTCGTTCCGCGACTTCCACCGCGCCGGCATGCGCGTCATCGCCGAGGGCCTCGCCGACTGGGGCGTCCTTCCGGTCTCCGCCGCCGAAGCCCTCCACGAGGACTCCGGTCTCTACCGCCGCTACACCCTCTGCTCCAGCGGCCACATGCTCGGCCTCGACGTGCACGACTGCGCGAAGGCCCGGGCCGAGACCTACCTCGACGGCGTCCTGGAGGAGGGCATGGTGCTCACCGTCGAACCCGGCCTCTACCTCCAGCCCGACGACCTCACCCTCCCGCCCGCCCTCCGCGGCATCGGCGTCCGCATCGAGGACGACCTCGTCATCACCGCCGACGGCGCCCGCCTGATGTCCGACGCCCTCCCCCGCACCCCCGACGCCATCGAGTCCTGGATGGCCGCCCTGCTCCCCTGA
- a CDS encoding ABC transporter substrate-binding protein, translated as MNRRTHAALAAAIAASLTLGLGACSSNSGGSGDNNGGDKGVTTQGNGIIGGTPVKGGTLTILSNQDFDQLDPARNWTMPVMDVGVRMLYRTLTTFKAAPGAEGLKIEPDLATDLGTPSDGAKTWTFHLKDGLKYEDGTPIVADDIKYNVERSFSPELPGGPDYAVRYLNAPAGYKGPLGGERLGKEAIEVPDAKTIVFHLKRPVAEFGYTVTLPTFAPVPKAKEAGANYSNHPVSSGPYKIESYDRGKRMVLVRNTNWDPASDPVRKAYPDRIVVDQTLKGSGIADRLIADQGDDKNAISYVDLLPAKISEVLTNPDVKARLISENAGCTTMLDMNTTKAPFDNAKVRQAMQYAVDKESFAAAMGGPAFNDIATTYLPPVLTSGAPVDHFMIKPAGDPEKAKQLLAEAGLPNGFDTELVTSTGGKPQAEALQAALKRAGVNVTITTVDPTAVNSIVGDKDKQPGLTQLGWCPDYPSAATFLPMIYDGRLIKDKGNNGNMTRFNDPETNAELDRIAGLDDLQKANSAWLELDAKIMDKSPAVPLVWQKKPLLVGSNIAGAYAHPVWAGQIDYAVIGLKSVK; from the coding sequence ATGAACAGGCGTACCCACGCCGCCCTCGCGGCGGCCATCGCGGCTTCCCTCACCCTCGGCCTCGGTGCGTGCAGCAGCAACAGCGGCGGCAGCGGAGACAACAACGGCGGAGACAAGGGTGTGACCACGCAGGGCAACGGCATCATCGGCGGCACGCCGGTGAAGGGCGGCACCCTCACCATCCTCTCCAACCAGGACTTCGACCAGCTCGACCCGGCCCGCAACTGGACCATGCCGGTGATGGACGTCGGTGTCCGAATGCTCTACCGGACGCTCACCACCTTCAAGGCCGCCCCGGGCGCCGAGGGCCTGAAGATCGAACCCGACCTGGCCACCGACCTGGGCACCCCCAGCGACGGCGCCAAGACCTGGACCTTCCACCTGAAGGACGGCCTCAAGTACGAGGACGGCACCCCGATCGTCGCCGACGACATCAAGTACAACGTCGAGCGGTCGTTCTCCCCGGAGCTGCCCGGCGGCCCGGACTACGCGGTGCGCTACCTGAACGCCCCGGCCGGCTACAAGGGCCCGCTGGGCGGCGAGCGGCTCGGCAAGGAGGCCATCGAGGTCCCCGACGCCAAGACCATCGTCTTCCACCTGAAGCGCCCGGTCGCCGAGTTCGGCTACACCGTCACGCTGCCGACCTTCGCGCCCGTCCCGAAGGCGAAGGAGGCCGGCGCCAACTACTCCAACCACCCGGTCTCCTCCGGCCCGTACAAGATCGAGAGCTACGACCGCGGCAAGCGCATGGTGCTGGTCCGCAACACCAACTGGGACCCGGCGTCCGACCCGGTGCGCAAGGCCTACCCGGACAGGATCGTGGTCGACCAGACCCTCAAGGGCTCCGGCATCGCCGACCGGTTGATCGCCGACCAGGGCGACGACAAGAACGCCATCTCCTACGTCGACCTGCTGCCCGCGAAGATCTCCGAGGTGCTCACCAACCCGGACGTCAAGGCCCGCCTGATCAGCGAGAACGCCGGCTGCACCACCATGCTCGACATGAACACCACCAAGGCGCCGTTCGACAACGCCAAGGTGCGCCAGGCGATGCAGTACGCGGTGGACAAGGAGTCCTTCGCCGCCGCGATGGGCGGCCCGGCGTTCAACGACATCGCCACCACCTACCTGCCGCCGGTGCTCACCTCCGGCGCCCCGGTCGACCACTTCATGATCAAGCCGGCCGGCGACCCGGAGAAGGCCAAGCAGCTGCTGGCCGAGGCGGGCCTCCCGAACGGCTTCGACACCGAACTGGTCACCTCCACCGGCGGCAAGCCGCAGGCCGAGGCGCTGCAGGCCGCGCTCAAGCGGGCCGGGGTGAACGTCACCATCACCACCGTCGACCCGACCGCCGTCAACTCCATCGTCGGCGACAAGGACAAGCAGCCCGGACTCACCCAGCTCGGCTGGTGTCCCGACTACCCGTCGGCCGCCACCTTCCTGCCGATGATCTACGACGGCCGCCTGATCAAGGACAAGGGCAACAACGGCAACATGACCCGGTTCAACGACCCGGAGACCAACGCCGAGCTCGACCGGATCGCCGGCCTGGACGACCTGCAGAAGGCCAACTCCGCCTGGCTGGAGCTGGACGCCAAGATCATGGACAAGTCGCCCGCCGTCCCGCTGGTGTGGCAGAAGAAGCCGCTGCTGGTCGGCTCCAACATCGCCGGCGCCTACGCCCACCCGGTCTGGGCCGGCCAGATCGACTACGCGGTCATCGGCCTCAAGTCCGTCAAGTAA
- a CDS encoding ABC transporter permease, whose protein sequence is MHRLRRQRTARIGAGIIAFFVLAALLAPVLTAISGTRPDTVDKKAIDPYLGGLPRGSLGGISPQHWLGVEPLLGRDIFARLLYGAQISLLVAFASAVLITLIGTVLGITAGYFGGRTDAVISRFMDVMMSFPSLIFMIALLSVARDVNRVVLLIGVMSFFSWPYIARVVRGQTLSLKHREYVEAARASGTTDLRILFGEILPNLTGTVIVYVTLAIPGLIGTEAALTFLGVGIRPPTPSWGQMISDAVLYYKVDPMFFILPSACLFLVVLAFTLVGDALRDALDPKGSRT, encoded by the coding sequence CTGCACCGCCTGCGCCGCCAGCGCACCGCGAGGATCGGCGCCGGCATCATCGCCTTCTTCGTGCTGGCCGCCCTGCTCGCCCCCGTGCTCACCGCGATCAGCGGCACCCGCCCGGACACCGTCGACAAGAAGGCCATCGACCCGTACCTCGGCGGCCTGCCCCGCGGCAGCCTGGGCGGCATCAGCCCCCAGCACTGGCTGGGCGTCGAACCGCTGCTCGGCCGCGACATCTTCGCCCGGCTGCTCTACGGCGCCCAGATCAGCCTGCTGGTGGCCTTCGCCTCCGCCGTGCTGATCACCCTGATCGGCACCGTCCTCGGCATCACCGCCGGCTACTTCGGCGGCCGCACCGACGCCGTGATCAGCCGCTTCATGGACGTCATGATGTCCTTCCCCAGCCTGATCTTCATGATCGCGCTGCTGTCGGTGGCCCGGGACGTCAACCGCGTCGTGCTGCTGATCGGCGTGATGTCCTTCTTCTCCTGGCCCTACATCGCCCGCGTGGTCCGCGGCCAGACCCTCTCGCTCAAGCACCGCGAGTACGTCGAGGCCGCCCGCGCCAGCGGCACCACCGACCTGCGCATCCTGTTCGGCGAGATCCTGCCCAACCTCACCGGCACCGTCATCGTCTACGTCACCCTCGCCATCCCCGGCCTGATCGGCACCGAGGCGGCGCTGACCTTCCTCGGCGTCGGCATCCGCCCGCCCACGCCCTCGTGGGGCCAGATGATCTCCGACGCGGTGCTCTACTACAAGGTCGACCCGATGTTCTTCATCCTGCCCAGCGCCTGCCTGTTCCTGGTGGTCCTGGCCTTCACCCTGGTCGGCGACGCGCTGCGCGACGCACTCGACCCGAAGGGCAGCCGGACGTGA
- a CDS encoding ABC transporter permease has product MIGFLLRRLAAMAATLLVICALTFAVFFLLPADPAAQFCGKDCSTDRIELVRQQLGLADPLIVQFGRYVVGIFAGQTMGSGQYAVHCGFPCFGYSFQSAQPVWDLMMDRLPTSVSLALGAAVLWLVLGVGAGVLSALRRGTWLDRTLMVGTIGIAALPVYFTAMILLYLVVSVAGVLPYPRYIAFTENPGQWVTNLILPWITLSLLYAAIYARMTRNSVIETMAEPYVRTARAKGLPERRVVGKHGLRPALTPVATMLGMDLGGLLAGALITESLFSLPGIGKLFADSLNKSDQPVIMGVTLLASFFIVSSNLVVDLVYAWIDPRARLA; this is encoded by the coding sequence GTGATCGGATTCCTGCTCCGCCGGCTCGCCGCGATGGCCGCCACCCTGCTGGTCATCTGCGCGCTCACCTTCGCCGTGTTCTTCCTGCTGCCGGCCGACCCCGCCGCCCAGTTCTGCGGCAAGGACTGCTCCACCGACCGGATCGAACTCGTCCGCCAGCAACTCGGCCTGGCCGACCCGCTGATCGTCCAGTTCGGCCGCTACGTCGTCGGCATCTTCGCCGGGCAGACCATGGGCAGCGGCCAGTACGCGGTCCACTGCGGGTTCCCCTGCTTCGGCTACTCCTTCCAATCCGCCCAGCCCGTCTGGGACCTGATGATGGACCGGCTGCCCACCAGCGTCTCGCTCGCCCTCGGCGCGGCCGTGCTCTGGCTGGTCCTCGGCGTCGGCGCCGGCGTGCTCTCCGCACTGCGCCGCGGCACCTGGCTCGACCGCACCCTGATGGTGGGCACCATCGGCATCGCCGCCCTGCCGGTCTACTTCACCGCGATGATCCTGCTCTACCTGGTCGTCAGCGTCGCCGGCGTCCTCCCCTACCCCCGGTACATCGCGTTCACCGAGAACCCCGGGCAGTGGGTCACCAACCTGATCCTCCCGTGGATCACCCTCTCGCTGCTGTACGCCGCCATCTACGCCCGGATGACCCGCAACTCCGTCATCGAGACGATGGCCGAACCGTACGTCCGCACCGCCCGCGCCAAAGGCCTGCCCGAGCGCCGGGTGGTCGGCAAGCACGGCCTGCGCCCCGCCCTCACCCCCGTCGCCACCATGCTCGGCATGGACCTCGGCGGCCTGCTGGCCGGCGCCCTCATCACCGAATCGCTGTTCAGCCTCCCCGGCATCGGCAAGCTCTTCGCCGACTCGCTGAACAAGTCCGACCAGCCGGTGATCATGGGCGTCACCCTGCTCGCCTCCTTCTTCATCGTCAGCTCCAACCTGGTCGTGGACCTGGTCTACGCCTGGATCGACCCGAGGGCGAGGCTCGCATGA
- a CDS encoding ABC transporter ATP-binding protein — MTEPLLSVRDLAVEFDTAEGAVRAVKGVDFTVDRGRTLGIVGESGSGKSVTSLAVMGLHRGATVTGSAKLDGVELIGAPDERLRQLRGRKMAMVFQDALTALHPYFTVGDQIAEAYRQHFGGSRKRARARAVDVLGDVGIPEPARRADEHPHQFSGGMRQRAMIALALSCEPDLIIADEPTTALDVTVQAQVLELLMRLQQERGLGIVMITHDLGVIARVADEVLVMYGGSAAEQAPADTLFTTPRHPYTRGLLDSLPRLDAPEDADLRSIPGTPPSLLAPPAGCAFHPRCPVYAAAPDDRCTGERPPLRTVATGHRSACVLDEVTA; from the coding sequence ATGACCGAACCCCTGCTGTCCGTACGGGACCTGGCCGTCGAGTTCGACACCGCCGAAGGCGCCGTCCGGGCCGTGAAGGGCGTCGACTTCACCGTCGACCGCGGCCGCACCCTCGGCATCGTCGGCGAATCCGGCTCCGGAAAGTCCGTCACCTCACTCGCCGTCATGGGCCTGCACCGCGGCGCCACCGTCACCGGCTCCGCGAAGCTCGACGGCGTCGAACTCATCGGCGCCCCCGACGAACGACTGCGGCAACTGCGCGGCCGGAAGATGGCGATGGTCTTCCAGGACGCCCTCACCGCCCTCCACCCGTACTTCACCGTCGGCGACCAGATCGCCGAGGCCTACCGCCAGCACTTCGGCGGCAGCCGCAAGCGGGCCCGCGCCCGGGCCGTCGACGTCCTCGGCGACGTCGGCATCCCGGAACCCGCCCGCCGCGCCGACGAACACCCGCACCAGTTCTCCGGCGGCATGCGCCAACGCGCCATGATCGCCCTCGCCCTGTCCTGTGAACCCGACCTGATCATCGCCGACGAACCCACCACCGCCCTCGACGTCACCGTCCAGGCCCAGGTGCTCGAACTCCTGATGCGCCTGCAGCAGGAACGCGGACTCGGGATCGTCATGATCACGCACGACCTCGGCGTGATCGCCCGGGTCGCCGACGAGGTGCTCGTCATGTACGGCGGCTCCGCCGCCGAACAGGCCCCCGCCGACACCCTCTTCACCACCCCCCGACACCCCTACACCCGCGGCCTGCTCGACTCGCTGCCCCGACTCGACGCACCCGAGGACGCCGACCTGCGCTCCATCCCCGGCACCCCGCCCTCGCTGCTCGCCCCACCCGCCGGCTGCGCCTTCCACCCGCGCTGCCCGGTCTACGCCGCCGCGCCCGACGACCGCTGCACCGGCGAACGCCCCCCGCTGCGCACCGTCGCCACCGGCCACCGCAGCGCCTGCGTCCTCGATGAGGTGACCGCATGA
- a CDS encoding ABC transporter ATP-binding protein, with amino-acid sequence MTTETLTTADPADPGAPRALLSVRDLGMTFPGPRGTLRRRPGVRAVDGVSFDVRPGETLGLVGESGCGKSTTGRMLVRLLDPTAGTVGFRGQDITRLPQGRLRPLRSQFQMIFQDPFASLNPRQTVQQIIAAPLRAQGASAEKIRGEVRDLVRLVGLAPEHLERYPHQFSGGQAQRIGIARALATRPELVVADEPVSALDVSIQAQIVGLMERLQRELGVAYVFIAHDLAVVKHISHRVAVMYLGRIVEIGEKTQVYDHPAHPYTKALLSAVPLPDPAAERARERIVLLGDPPSPASPPPGCTFHPRCPKARAICRTEAPLLTLNTPTRQVACHFPEA; translated from the coding sequence ATGACCACCGAGACCCTGACGACCGCGGACCCCGCCGACCCCGGCGCACCCCGGGCCCTGCTCAGCGTCCGCGACCTCGGCATGACCTTCCCCGGACCGCGCGGCACCCTCCGCCGCCGCCCCGGCGTCCGCGCCGTCGACGGCGTCAGCTTCGACGTCCGCCCCGGCGAGACCCTCGGCCTGGTCGGCGAATCCGGCTGCGGGAAGTCCACCACCGGACGGATGCTGGTCCGCCTGCTCGACCCCACCGCCGGGACGGTCGGCTTCCGCGGCCAGGACATCACCCGCCTGCCGCAGGGCCGACTCCGGCCGCTGCGCAGCCAGTTCCAGATGATCTTCCAGGACCCGTTCGCCTCGCTGAACCCGCGGCAGACCGTCCAGCAGATCATCGCCGCGCCGCTGCGGGCGCAGGGCGCCTCCGCGGAGAAGATCCGCGGCGAGGTCCGCGACCTGGTCCGCCTGGTCGGCCTCGCGCCCGAACACCTGGAGCGCTACCCCCACCAGTTCTCCGGCGGCCAGGCCCAGCGCATCGGCATCGCCCGCGCGCTGGCCACCCGGCCCGAACTGGTCGTCGCCGACGAACCCGTCTCCGCGCTCGACGTCTCCATCCAGGCCCAGATCGTCGGCCTGATGGAACGCCTGCAGCGCGAACTCGGCGTCGCCTACGTGTTCATCGCGCACGACCTCGCCGTGGTCAAGCACATCAGCCACCGGGTCGCCGTCATGTACCTCGGCCGGATCGTCGAGATCGGCGAGAAGACCCAGGTCTACGACCACCCCGCTCACCCGTACACCAAGGCGCTGCTCTCCGCCGTCCCGCTCCCCGACCCCGCCGCCGAGCGCGCCCGCGAACGGATCGTCCTGCTCGGCGACCCGCCCAGCCCCGCCAGCCCCCCGCCCGGCTGCACCTTCCACCCCCGCTGCCCGAAAGCCCGGGCGATCTGCCGCACCGAGGCCCCCCTCCTCACCCTGAACACCCCCACCCGCCAGGTCGCCTGCCACTTCCCGGAAGCCTGA
- a CDS encoding collagenase: MRSTRKTLLAAAIAASLAVPFLQSTHAAAADPAPAAAAAAPTDRTAYDDVDHLGAATEQVGAVAPAPGGGSLGDGHIPGALPSKVGRPAPTAAQSATTAAGVTCDASGMTGLSPQALAEFLADPAVTEECLQGALWTWDARFATTMDAAHVAAVAAKAESLAASNDPNLYQLWYFLHAAVFHDFSHAEIDLTTAPTTTAVQRAIDAYLGSAHAFDPTPAAGLVLRELGVVAGSTGNREHNLPLVKRVLAQFGSGTEVAGSWEWGGAALSALNINFLGIGNRDQAFTAAVTADADYRAAFRAFATAGHLKGSQNDWLARDAMGEYGRFGQIDALKAQLTGEIGGLLNDTAATFGEYSAPWIKVVGWANTYGVCARFDVCTDRIEARLFPNTYTYDNGAIEVHTGLDKATVDRMYYASKQVKTQFFRVLGTDAPLAGDTNGTLHIHLYATRSDYEVYHPLLTGMATNNGGIYIENGATFYTYQRTSAESYLTLEELFRHEYVHYLNGRWAVPGYFGDQRWYADDRTTAMDEGTAEFFDGATRDQGIEVRQALVAALARDEANGIPRMTVDQLLHARYDDAPAFHFYNYAGTFFEFLWTAHPSLLREMYGYQRADDPAGFDAWRARLGADAGLNAEYSAFLDAQIKKVDQLDVPATDFTPNGSLQYAYPAEVRAAFAKATYNTPDCTDNGDWDNKPMRFVCTGRITANLADSGSPDRVFKDMSATVDYFVLARTKGVANNLDDMNCWFGKVEVWPGGQAGTADYTCEGPLRR; this comes from the coding sequence GTGCGATCCACCCGAAAGACCCTGCTGGCCGCGGCGATCGCCGCGTCCCTCGCCGTGCCGTTCCTGCAGAGCACCCACGCCGCCGCCGCGGACCCGGCGCCCGCAGCCGCCGCCGCGGCGCCCACCGACCGGACCGCGTACGACGACGTCGATCACCTCGGGGCGGCGACCGAGCAGGTCGGGGCCGTCGCGCCCGCACCTGGCGGGGGGTCGCTGGGCGACGGGCACATTCCCGGCGCGCTGCCGTCGAAGGTCGGGCGGCCCGCGCCCACCGCAGCGCAGTCGGCGACCACCGCGGCCGGCGTGACCTGTGACGCGAGCGGGATGACCGGGCTCTCGCCGCAGGCCCTCGCCGAGTTCCTCGCCGACCCGGCCGTCACCGAGGAGTGCCTGCAGGGGGCCCTCTGGACGTGGGACGCCCGCTTCGCGACCACCATGGACGCCGCGCACGTCGCGGCGGTCGCCGCGAAGGCGGAGAGCCTGGCGGCGTCGAACGACCCGAACCTGTACCAGCTCTGGTACTTCCTGCACGCGGCCGTGTTCCACGACTTCTCGCACGCCGAGATCGACCTCACCACCGCGCCGACCACCACCGCCGTGCAGCGCGCCATCGACGCGTACCTGGGCAGCGCCCACGCCTTCGACCCGACGCCGGCCGCGGGCCTGGTGCTGCGGGAACTGGGCGTCGTGGCCGGCTCGACCGGCAACCGGGAACACAACCTGCCGCTGGTGAAGCGGGTGCTGGCGCAGTTCGGCAGCGGCACCGAGGTCGCCGGGTCCTGGGAGTGGGGCGGCGCCGCGCTCTCCGCGCTGAACATCAACTTCCTCGGCATCGGCAACCGCGACCAGGCGTTCACCGCCGCCGTCACCGCCGACGCCGACTACCGCGCCGCGTTCCGCGCGTTCGCCACGGCCGGCCACCTGAAGGGCAGCCAGAACGACTGGCTGGCCCGGGACGCGATGGGCGAGTACGGCCGGTTCGGGCAGATCGACGCGCTGAAGGCACAGCTCACCGGCGAGATCGGCGGCCTGCTGAACGACACCGCGGCGACCTTCGGCGAGTACTCGGCGCCGTGGATCAAGGTGGTCGGCTGGGCCAACACGTACGGCGTCTGCGCCCGGTTCGACGTCTGCACGGACCGGATCGAGGCCAGGCTCTTCCCGAACACCTACACGTACGACAACGGTGCGATCGAGGTGCACACCGGCCTCGACAAGGCCACCGTCGACCGGATGTACTACGCCAGCAAGCAGGTGAAGACCCAGTTCTTCCGGGTCCTGGGCACCGACGCGCCGCTGGCCGGCGACACCAACGGCACGCTGCACATCCACCTGTACGCGACCCGCTCCGACTACGAGGTGTACCACCCGCTGCTGACCGGGATGGCCACCAACAACGGCGGCATCTACATCGAGAACGGCGCGACGTTCTACACCTACCAGCGCACCAGCGCCGAGTCGTACCTGACGCTGGAGGAACTGTTCCGGCACGAGTACGTGCACTACCTCAACGGCCGCTGGGCGGTGCCCGGTTACTTCGGCGACCAGCGCTGGTACGCCGACGACCGGACCACCGCGATGGACGAGGGCACCGCCGAGTTCTTCGACGGCGCGACCCGCGACCAGGGCATCGAGGTCCGGCAGGCCCTGGTGGCTGCGCTCGCCCGGGACGAGGCGAACGGCATCCCGCGGATGACCGTCGACCAGCTCCTGCACGCCCGCTACGACGACGCGCCGGCGTTCCACTTCTACAACTACGCGGGCACCTTCTTCGAGTTCCTGTGGACCGCCCACCCCTCGCTGCTGCGCGAGATGTACGGCTACCAGCGGGCCGACGACCCGGCGGGCTTCGACGCCTGGCGCGCCCGGCTGGGCGCCGACGCCGGCCTGAACGCCGAGTACTCGGCGTTCCTCGACGCGCAGATCAAGAAGGTCGACCAACTCGACGTCCCCGCCACCGACTTCACCCCGAACGGATCCCTGCAGTACGCCTACCCGGCGGAGGTGCGGGCCGCGTTCGCCAAGGCCACCTACAACACCCCGGACTGCACCGACAACGGCGACTGGGACAACAAGCCGATGCGCTTCGTCTGCACCGGCCGGATCACCGCCAACCTCGCCGACTCCGGCAGCCCGGACCGGGTGTTCAAGGACATGTCCGCCACCGTGGACTACTTCGTCCTGGCCCGCACCAAGGGCGTCGCCAACAACCTCGACGACATGAACTGCTGGTTCGGCAAGGTCGAGGTCTGGCCCGGCGGCCAGGCCGGCACCGCCGACTACACCTGCGAGGGCCCGCTCCGCCGCTGA